A segment of the Mogibacterium diversum genome:
GGCGGTGTAGGTCTATCAGCTGTTGCAGAGATATTACAGGATAATGGTCATGTAGTTAGCGGAACAGATATAAATAGATCTGATATTACTGATCACCTAAATAGGATTGGCATTAAAGTGTTTTATGAGCACAAAGCGGAGAATGTAGATGATGTTGATGCTATAGTTTATTCAAATGCAGTATCTGATACAAACCCTGAGATTGTTCGTGCAAAGGAAAGACGAATTCCGATATATTCCCGTGCAGAAGTCTTGGGAATGATTATGAGCAACTATAAGCACAGTATTGCCGTATGTGGTACACATGGAAAAACTACCGTTACATCCATGACTTCGCTCATACTTCGTGATGCAAAGTATGAACCAACAATTCTTGTCGGCGGAAATGTTGAGGAGATTAAAGGCAATGTAGAAATTGGTGGCAACAACTATTTTGTTACTGAAGCTTGTGAATACATGGATAGCTTTTTGCATCTTAATCCAACGATAGGGGTGCTTCTCAATATAGATTCAGATCACCTAGACTATTTTAAGGATATGGACCATATTGTTAAATCATTTAAGGAGTTCGTTTCTAATATTCCTAAGAAAGGCATTATTATAGCATTTGGTGAGAATCCTTTTGTAAAAGAAGCTCTAAGAGGACTTACTAATGTAATAACGTATGGATACACCGACAGCAACGACTTTTATGCTGAAAATATTTCGTTTGATGATAGAGGATTTCCAGAATATGATATTTGTCATGAAGGCAAGACTCTCTGCCATCTACATTTAGGCGTACCAGGTGAACACAACGTCCTAAACTCGATGGCTGCGTATGTTACAGCTAGATATCTCGGTGTAGACGATGATGTAATCGCTGGAACACTTAAGAAATTCAAGGGAACTCACAGACGCTTTGATTTTACTGGTGTTACCAAGAAAGGTGTTAAGATTGTTGATGACTACGCTCATCATCCGACAGAAATAAAGGCAACTCTCTCAGCTGCTAGCAAGGTTAAGCATAATAAGCTGAGAGTTGTGTTTCAGCCACATACATATACTAGAACAAAGGCACTTTTTGAAGATTTTGTAGATTCGTTTGACCATGTTGACTCACTTATCATAACGGATATCTATGCAGCTAGAGAGAAGGATGTCTACGGTGTTTCATCATACCAGTTAGTGAATGCAATTAAGGCAAAGTATCCTGATAGGGAAGTTTATTATGTTCAAGATTTTGAGGACATAGTTAAGTATCTTTCTGCTAATGCAGAGAAGGATGATATTGTGATGACGATGGGTGCCGGCGATGTCTATAAGATTGGACAGATGATGCTTGAAGTATAGTGGAGGGATTACATGACTATTGAGGAATATAGGAATTGCGAAAGCGCCAGGCTTGAAGCAAATAAACGTAGGATGGAAGATGACGGAGTTAACTTCGTAGATATCTACTCTGCGTACATAGATGAAGATGTTGTAATTGAAAAAGGTGCTACAATTGCTCAGAATGTCACAATTTCAGGCAAATCTATAATTAGAGCAGGTGCTTACATAGGACAATCTTCAGTTCTTAAAGATGCTGAAGTAGGTAGCGGTTCCACTGTTGAAGCATCATATATATACGAGAGTAAGGTCGGAGCGAAGACTAGCGTTGGACCATTCGCTTATATCAGGCCGGGCAGTATTATCGGTGACGAATGCAAGGTCGGTGACTTTGTTGAAGTTAAGAACTCTACTATTGGAGATGGAAGTAAGTCCTCGCATCTAACGTATATAGGTGATGCAGATATAGGTAAAAATGTAAATCTCGGATGCGGAGTAGTATTCGTAAATTACGATGGTACTAAAAAGTATCGTTCCAAGATTGCTGATGATGCATTTATCGGATGCAATTCAAACCTTGTTTCTCCGGTTGAAGTGGGTGAAGGTGCGTACGTAGCGGCAGCGACTACAGTCACGGAA
Coding sequences within it:
- the murC gene encoding UDP-N-acetylmuramate--L-alanine ligase, which translates into the protein MADISKFKRIHCLGIGGVGLSAVAEILQDNGHVVSGTDINRSDITDHLNRIGIKVFYEHKAENVDDVDAIVYSNAVSDTNPEIVRAKERRIPIYSRAEVLGMIMSNYKHSIAVCGTHGKTTVTSMTSLILRDAKYEPTILVGGNVEEIKGNVEIGGNNYFVTEACEYMDSFLHLNPTIGVLLNIDSDHLDYFKDMDHIVKSFKEFVSNIPKKGIIIAFGENPFVKEALRGLTNVITYGYTDSNDFYAENISFDDRGFPEYDICHEGKTLCHLHLGVPGEHNVLNSMAAYVTARYLGVDDDVIAGTLKKFKGTHRRFDFTGVTKKGVKIVDDYAHHPTEIKATLSAASKVKHNKLRVVFQPHTYTRTKALFEDFVDSFDHVDSLIITDIYAAREKDVYGVSSYQLVNAIKAKYPDREVYYVQDFEDIVKYLSANAEKDDIVMTMGAGDVYKIGQMMLEV
- a CDS encoding UDP-N-acetylglucosamine diphosphorylase, which translates into the protein MTIEEYRNCESARLEANKRRMEDDGVNFVDIYSAYIDEDVVIEKGATIAQNVTISGKSIIRAGAYIGQSSVLKDAEVGSGSTVEASYIYESKVGAKTSVGPFAYIRPGSIIGDECKVGDFVEVKNSTIGDGSKSSHLTYIGDADIGKNVNLGCGVVFVNYDGTKKYRSKIADDAFIGCNSNLVSPVEVGEGAYVAAATTVTENVPEDALCIGRSRMTTKENWVRNRKILKKDNK